Below is a genomic region from Dehalococcoides mccartyi.
CCAAACCCAACCCTCCGTACCTGTCCCGCTTGGTCTTGATACGATAATAAGGAGTAAAAATTCCCTGCTGCTTATTCTTGGGTATACCCGTACCCTGGTCTCTGACCGATATTTTTATATTATCCCCTGATTTCACAGCCTCAATACAAATATCACTGCCGGTACGGGAAAACTTGAGTGAGTTGCTGAGCAGATTAAGCACTACCTGATGAATCATTTTTTTATCAAATAACGTTAACGGAATATCGCTGCCAAAATTCAGCACTATCCGTTTTTGCATTTTCTGGGCCTGCGGCTGAAGGTAATCTACACAATCCCCGATAACTTTTCTGATACTGGCATACTCAGGGTCTGTTTGCAGCTGGCCTATTTCCCCCTTGGCCAAGTTCATAAGGTCATCAATCTTGTTATTCAGATTAATAGCCCCATTCTGCATGTTTCGGGCATAACCCAGCAGAGCACTGCCTGAAAGCTCGGATACCAGGTATTCACTGGAGGCAAGCAGGGGAGTAAGGGGTGTTTTGAGCTCATGCACCAGTGCCCGCATAAAGTAATTACGCTGATTCAGCTGGTCTTCAACCTCCGCATGAGCCTGCAGTTCCCGCTCATAGGCTTCCCGAAGGCTCTGTTCAAGCCGCTTGGTTTCCGAAATATCACGGTAGACCACCACTGCTACTTCCCTGCCGCTCAAATAAATAAAGCTGGCATTTATTTCGCAATCCAGCCGTCTGCCATCTTTGGTAATATATACATTCGGGAAACGGAGTACCGCATATTCTGACTCAATAACCAGTTTGGTATTTTCCAGCGCATAATCTTTCATATCAGAAGCGGTAAGATCAAGCGGGGTCATCTGAAGGAGCTCTTCCCGTGAATAATTGACCATCTGGCAAAAAGCCTTGTTTACTTCAATATATTTACCGGGCGGTGTTTCACCCGAAAAATCAATCAAAGTTAACCCGTCATTGCAGTTATTAAAAAACATGGAATAACGGGTAAACAGTTCGTTTAATTTCCGTTCCGTTTTCTCATGGTTTTTAATTTCCTGAACCAGTTTGCTGTTTATTTCGGCCAGCTCTTTGGTACGCTCGGCCACCTGTATCTGAAGCTGTTTACGGAGATTAACCGGGTCAGTCACATCCTGCAGGACTTCATACAGAAACTCCCTGCCATTTATGGCGACCTTGCTTGCGGTTTTTAAGATAGTAA
It encodes:
- a CDS encoding sensor histidine kinase; this translates as MVDSLDTIQIDALPVGIVVIDTSSRKIVNINRVAQKLIGAGASEIIGHSCHKFICPAAEGNCPILDMGQSVDNAERQLLTSSGKLITILKTASKVAINGREFLYEVLQDVTDPVNLRKQLQIQVAERTKELAEINSKLVQEIKNHEKTERKLNELFTRYSMFFNNCNDGLTLIDFSGETPPGKYIEVNKAFCQMVNYSREELLQMTPLDLTASDMKDYALENTKLVIESEYAVLRFPNVYITKDGRRLDCEINASFIYLSGREVAVVVYRDISETKRLEQSLREAYERELQAHAEVEDQLNQRNYFMRALVHELKTPLTPLLASSEYLVSELSGSALLGYARNMQNGAINLNNKIDDLMNLAKGEIGQLQTDPEYASIRKVIGDCVDYLQPQAQKMQKRIVLNFGSDIPLTLFDKKMIHQVVLNLLSNSLKFSRTGSDICIEAVKSGDNIKISVRDQGTGIPKNKQQGIFTPYYRIKTKRDRYGGLGLGLALSKMIVELHRGEIWFTSEYGHGSTFYFTLPIRSEWDEDTDNRG